The genomic interval CGTCGCCGGTTATTCGCGGCGTGTGGGTTTCGGAGCGGTTATTGGGTCGCGAGATTCCCCCGCCACCGGCCAGCGTACCGGCAATTGAACCCGATATTCGCGGTGCGAAAACCATTCGAGAAATGCTCGAAAAGCATAAATCCGACCCATCATGTGCCGGATGTCACGTCCACATTGATCCGCCCGGCTTCGCGTTGGAGAACTTCGATCCCTCCGGACGATGGAGAGACAGGTACACCGTTTTGAAAGGTCGCAAACGAAGCAAAGGACCGAAAATCGATCCGGGTTACGTTCGTCCTGATGGACAAAAATTCGAGTCTCTCGCGGAGTACCAGAAATTGCTTCTCGAGGATCCGGAGCAAATTGCCGCGAACGTGGCCGGTCAACTACTCACGTATGGCACGGGAGCCCCAGTCGAATTTGCCGACCGACCGGCGATCAAACAGGCTGTGGAAGAGACGGCTAGTGACGACTACGGTTTTCGCAGCCTTGTGAAAGCGGTGGCAACCAGCCCGTCATTTTTGAGCAAATAGTCATGTCGGTCAGGCATTGCCTGATGAAAATTGTGTCAGACACCGCCTGCCCCACTTGGAATCAATTAACTAGCAAGGAAACACCATGAGCGATCGCATCTTTTTTAACCAAGGTCGTCAAATTAGCCGCCGCACAATGCTTCGCGGTGCCGGTGTGGCGATGAGTTTGCCTTGGCTGTCCGCGATGCAACGAGCACTCGCCAGCGAAGCGGAAACCCAACCGCCACGTCGATTTGTCGCCATGACGCTCGGCTTGGGACTGCTGGGAGATAATCTCAATCCGAAAGAATCCGGACGCGGTTACACACCGAGTTTGTACCTCAAACAAGTGGCCGACTTGCGGGATCAATTCACTGTGGTTTCGGGTTCATCGCATCCCGAAGTCAAGGGCGGACACCGAGCCGAAGCCAGCATTCTCACCGCACAACCGATGGGCAGCGGCGGGCAGGCGAAGAACTCGATTTCGCTCGATCAGTACATGGCGAAGTACTTGGGGCACCACACACGGTTCCCATCGTTGGTCGTCAGCAGCCGGGGAAGTAATAGTCCGTCGTACACCGAAAACGGTTCGATGATTCCCGCCGAGGATTCACCGTCGCAGTTGTTCACAAAGTTGTTCATCGACGATTCCCCCGCCGAGCAAAAAAAGCAATCGCAACGACTTCGCGAAGGCCGCAGCATTTTGGACCTCGTGCAAGACGACTCCAAACGGCTCGCTCGCGAACTTGGGAACGGCGATAAAGATCGGCTCGACTCCTACCTGACCGCCGTCCGCGATTTGGAAAATCGTCTCGCCGCTTCGGAAGCCTGGGCGACACGGCCGAAACCCAAAGTCGATGCGAAGAAACCCATCGACATCCGAAACTCCAGCGATTTTGTCGGTCAACAAAAATTGATGACGGACATGATTCGCTTAGCACTCAAGACCGACTCCACACGATTCATCACCTATCACCTTGGTGGGTCTGGCGGCGTGGTGCCGTTGCCGGGTGTGAATGAAGGGTATCACTCACTCAGCCACCACGGTCGCGACGACGAAAAGCTCGAACAACTCGCGCTCGTCGAGTCGGCCATCATCGCCGCTTGGGGGGAATTCCTCCGCGATCTTGCCAGCGAAGACGACAACGGCCGCAGCCTGCTCGATCAAACATCGGTCTTCCTGACCAGTAACTTGGGGAACGCCTCCAGCCACGATAACCGCAACATGCCCGTGTTGCTCGCCGGTGGCGGATTCCAACATGGAAAACATTTGGCATTTGATCAGAAGAACAATTACCCATTACCGAATCTTTATGTTAGTCTGTTGCAACGCTTCGGTTTTGAGACCGATCGGTTTGCAACCGGCACCGGCACAATGACTGGCTTGGAACTTCGCGGCTAACAAACACAGCCCGTTTCCACGTGGAATGTGTGCGGTCATGCTTGGTTTGTGCTCACCGAACGGTCCGACGACGTTCCCGCATCAATCTCGCCTCATGACTCGAAAACCATCCCCCATGGTATTCCGACAATTCCACCGTCTCCCGAGCACAATTCTCACAAGTTTGGTTCTCGTCGGCTTGGCAACCAGTTTGTCGGCCGACGAACCGATTCTGTTCGAGACCAAAATTCAACCGATCTTCGAAGCCAAGTGCGGCAAGTGTCATAGTGACACCGTCCACAAAGGCGAATTGAATGTGTCCTCGATGGCGGGACTCATCAAGGGAGGAGAGTCGGGCGAGTCGGCCATTGGCGAAGACATCGACAGCAGTATGCTGTGGTTGATGGTCGATGGCGGCGGAATGCCTCCCGAGGATCAGCCACAACTCACCGAAGATGAACTCGGTTTGGTCGAAGCGTGGTTGCGGGCGGGTGCCCCAGCTAAGAAACCCGTCGTCAAAACCGAAAAAACGCTGAATCAGCACGATGTGTTGCCGATCTTCCTGCTGCGATGCGTCGCCTGTCATGGGAATCGTCGAAAAGATGGCGGCCTGGATCTGAGTTCCGTCGCAGCGTTCCAAAAAGGCGGAAAAAGCGGCCCCGCGTACGTGCCGGGCAAACCCGACGAAAGTTTGCTCATCAAACGGATTGAAAGCGAAGAATGTCCGCCAGGGCATCTGCTGTTGAAGTTCTTTGTCCGTCGTCCACCGTCCTCCGAAGTCCAAACGCTGAAAGACTGGATCGCCGCCGGCGCCCCCATCGAAGACGTGCAACCGGACGTCGCCACCACCGAACCCGATTCGGCCGTTACCGATGAAGACCGCGAGCACTGGGCCTTTCAACCACCGAAAGCGACCGACTCCCAGACATCGATTGATGAATTCCTCGAAGCCCGTTTGCATGAAGTGGGTCTAGAGTTCGCCCCGAAAGCGGATCGCAACACGCTGATCCGCCGAGCGTACTACGACCTCACCGGTCTGCCGCCCACGCTCGAGGAACTTTCTCGTTGGCGTGATGAGACATCCGAGGATTGGTACGCCGTAATGGTGGATCACCTGCTCGCATCACCGCGATACGGCGAACGATGGGGACGGTACTGGCTCGATCTCGCAGGGTATGCAGACTCCGAAGGTGGCGTCTCTTCCGATCCGATTCGCGAAGCTGCCTGGAAGTACCGCGATTACGTGATCAAGTCGTTCAACAACGACAAACCTTACGATCGGTTCCTCACCGAACAGATCGCGGGTGATGAACTCATCGATGTCGAGAAGGCCGACGTCGTCACGGATCAAATGGTCGAGAACCTCGTCGCCACCGGCTTCCTACGGATGGGTATTGACCAAACGGGTTCACGGACGATGAATTTTGTACCGGAACGGCTGGGCGTCATCAACGATGTGATTGCCGTGATGGGGTCATCGGTGATGGGGCTGACGCTGGAGTGTTGCCGATGCCATTCGCACAAATACGATCCGCTCCCCCAACGCGATTACTACCGCTTCAAAGCGATTTTCAAAGGAGCCCTCGACGAACACGATTGGCTCAGCTTCAAAACTCGCAAACTGCGGTTCGCCACGCCCGAACACAAGCAGCGAGTGAAAGAGCACAACCCACCGATTCAAAAGAAATTGAAGTCGCTGCAAACACAGCTTCGGAATGCGACGAAGTCGCTGCGACATGAGACGCTAAAATATCACTATCCGGACCTCACCGAAGACGACATCAACCACGGGATCGCCGCGTTGCGAATCGCGGACAATACCCGCACACTCCGCCAACGAAATCTCGTGGAAAAACTCGTGCGGGCCGAACTTCGACCGGACTCCGAGCAATCGAAAACAATCCTGGAAACTCGAAAGCAGATAGAGACGCTGGAACGGTCGATCCGGGAAACGCAAACGCAACTTGTACCGTCATTCGCCATTCGAGCGTTGTGGGATCGCGGGCAACCAACGCCCACGTATTTGCTCCGTCGTGGCGAACACAATCTCCCTGGACCGTTGGTCGGGCCGGGCGTGCCATCGGTGCTGACAGATGGTCAAACCCCATTTACACCAGAGCCGCCCTTCCCGAACGGAACGCCCAAAACCGGCCGTCGATTGGCCCTGGCTCGTTGGCTCACGGAACCAGATCACCCGTTGACTGCCCGCGTGATGGTCAATCGAATTTGGTTTCACCACTTCGGACGCGGCCTCGTCGCAACCCTTGAGAACTTCGGAAAGCAAGGCGAGAAACCGTCGCACCCCGAGTTGCTGGATTGGCTTGCCGTCGAGTTCGTTGAACGTGGTTGGAGCATCAAAGAGATGCACCGATTGATCATGAATTCCCGGGCCTATCAACAATCGAGTCGAGTGTCCGAGGTCGCGCTTGAACACGATCCCCAAAACATTTTGCTCTCGCGAATGCCGATGTCGCGTCTTGATGCCGAAGCACTGCGGGATGCGTTGCACTTCGTGGCTGGCAAACTCAACACGAAAATGGGCGGACCGCCGGCATCGGTTTCGGTCGATCGCGATGGCTTAGTCAGCGTCAATCCCACACCTGAGGGAACTTGGCGTCGCAGCATCTATGTGCAGCATCGTCGGACGGAAATCCCCACGTTGATGAAAACGTTCGACTACCCGGAAATGGGACCGAACTGCACCGTGCGCACGATTTCCATTGTTTCACCACAACCGCTGATGCTGATGCACGATGCCCACGTCCGTGATTTGGCCACTGCATTCGCCGAGCGTGTCGAACAGGAATTCGCCGATGATCCAGACATCACCGACGAAGATCGCATCGAGTTCATCTGGAATCTTGCCCTCAGTCGCTCACCCTCCGAGGACGAATTACAAGCCGGACGAATCGCTCTCCGGGATCTTCGCTCACTCACCGGCGACGATGCGTTGATCACCTATTGTCATGTCGTCTTGAATTCTGCCGCGTTCTTGTACATCGATTGAACTGAGCCAACCAACTGCTATGGAATCACCTCACACCCCCGTATCCCGCCGCGACTTCTTCAGCCGGACCCGCGATGGCGTCTTCGGAGCGGCTCTCACGTCGTTACTTTGTCAGGACTTTTTTGGCAGTGATGCCCTCGCCAACGAGGAACACGCGCCGATCAAAGTGCATGACTTGAAAGCGAAACCGACCCATCATCCGGCGAAGGCGAAGTCGGTCATTCATCTATTCATGAATGGTGGCCCGAGTCAGATGGATTTGTTCGACCCGAAACCGGTGTTGAACAAGATGGATGGCAAACCGTTCCCGGGTAGCAAAGAGGAGATCGGCAACTTCAGTACCGCCGAAGTCGGCGTGATGATGGGCGGTCAATACGGTTTCAATCGGCATGGCGAATCGGGTCTGTGGATGGCCGATGTGCTGCCCGAGACCGCGAAGCAAATTGATGATATCTGCTTCATCAATTCGATGTGGACCGACCATCCAAACCACGACAACGCGTTGTACAAGATCCAAAGCGGTCGGCTGTTTATGGGCTACCCGACACTCGGCGCGTGGACGACCTACGGGCTCGGTACGGAAAATCAAAACCTGCCGGCCTATGTCGTGCTGACCGATCCCCTCGGTCCACCCAAGAACGGCACGCGAAATTGGACGTCCGGTTTTCTGCCGCCGTTGTATCAGGGTACGCCGTTTCGCCCGACCGGTTCGCCGATTCTCAACCTGAAACCGCAATTCGATCAGTCCGCATCCGTCACCGATGCCGCCACACGACTGCTCAACCAACTCGATGAAATCCATCGACACGAACGTCCCCACACACCGCAACTCGATGCACGCATTGCGTCATACGGGTTAGCGGGGCGAATGCAACTGACCGCCAGCGAAGCCCTCGATCTCTCCCGCGAAACCAAAGAGACGCAAGAGATGTACGGCATCGGCGACGACATCACTGACTCGTACGGCAAACGCTGTTTGCTGGCACGACGACTTGTCGAACGTGGTGTGCGATTCGTGCAACTGTTCCTCGAAGAACAACCATGGGACAGCCACGTCGATCTGGGGCCGAACCATCGTCGTATCTGTGAACGTACCGATCGCCCAGTGGCTGCACTCTTGAAGGATCTCAAGCAACGCGGTTTGCTCGAAGATACCCTCGTCATCTGGGGCGGCGAATTCGGACGCACCCCGACATCGCAAAAATCTGGCGACCTCTACACCGGTCGCGATCACAACATGCAGGCTTTCACCTCGTGGATGGCCGGTGGTGGAGTGAAGGGTGGCATGGCGTATGGGCAGACCGACGAGTTCGGCCACGCCGTCGTCGAGAACCCTGTGAGCGTTCACGATTTCCACGCCACGATTTTGCACCTGCTCGGCCTGCATCATCACAAACTATTCATCACTCGCAGCGGACTGGAAGAACGCCTTACCGGTTTGCATCCGCCGCGCGTGGTCGAGGAGATTCTCGCGTGACCGACGGGACGCTCAATCGCCGCGAACTGCTGGCAACCTCACTCGTCCTTGGAGCACTCGGAACGAT from Thalassoroseus pseudoceratinae carries:
- a CDS encoding DUF1552 domain-containing protein, with product MSDRIFFNQGRQISRRTMLRGAGVAMSLPWLSAMQRALASEAETQPPRRFVAMTLGLGLLGDNLNPKESGRGYTPSLYLKQVADLRDQFTVVSGSSHPEVKGGHRAEASILTAQPMGSGGQAKNSISLDQYMAKYLGHHTRFPSLVVSSRGSNSPSYTENGSMIPAEDSPSQLFTKLFIDDSPAEQKKQSQRLREGRSILDLVQDDSKRLARELGNGDKDRLDSYLTAVRDLENRLAASEAWATRPKPKVDAKKPIDIRNSSDFVGQQKLMTDMIRLALKTDSTRFITYHLGGSGGVVPLPGVNEGYHSLSHHGRDDEKLEQLALVESAIIAAWGEFLRDLASEDDNGRSLLDQTSVFLTSNLGNASSHDNRNMPVLLAGGGFQHGKHLAFDQKNNYPLPNLYVSLLQRFGFETDRFATGTGTMTGLELRG
- a CDS encoding DUF1501 domain-containing protein: MESPHTPVSRRDFFSRTRDGVFGAALTSLLCQDFFGSDALANEEHAPIKVHDLKAKPTHHPAKAKSVIHLFMNGGPSQMDLFDPKPVLNKMDGKPFPGSKEEIGNFSTAEVGVMMGGQYGFNRHGESGLWMADVLPETAKQIDDICFINSMWTDHPNHDNALYKIQSGRLFMGYPTLGAWTTYGLGTENQNLPAYVVLTDPLGPPKNGTRNWTSGFLPPLYQGTPFRPTGSPILNLKPQFDQSASVTDAATRLLNQLDEIHRHERPHTPQLDARIASYGLAGRMQLTASEALDLSRETKETQEMYGIGDDITDSYGKRCLLARRLVERGVRFVQLFLEEQPWDSHVDLGPNHRRICERTDRPVAALLKDLKQRGLLEDTLVIWGGEFGRTPTSQKSGDLYTGRDHNMQAFTSWMAGGGVKGGMAYGQTDEFGHAVVENPVSVHDFHATILHLLGLHHHKLFITRSGLEERLTGLHPPRVVEEILA
- a CDS encoding PSD1 and planctomycete cytochrome C domain-containing protein, with amino-acid sequence MVFRQFHRLPSTILTSLVLVGLATSLSADEPILFETKIQPIFEAKCGKCHSDTVHKGELNVSSMAGLIKGGESGESAIGEDIDSSMLWLMVDGGGMPPEDQPQLTEDELGLVEAWLRAGAPAKKPVVKTEKTLNQHDVLPIFLLRCVACHGNRRKDGGLDLSSVAAFQKGGKSGPAYVPGKPDESLLIKRIESEECPPGHLLLKFFVRRPPSSEVQTLKDWIAAGAPIEDVQPDVATTEPDSAVTDEDREHWAFQPPKATDSQTSIDEFLEARLHEVGLEFAPKADRNTLIRRAYYDLTGLPPTLEELSRWRDETSEDWYAVMVDHLLASPRYGERWGRYWLDLAGYADSEGGVSSDPIREAAWKYRDYVIKSFNNDKPYDRFLTEQIAGDELIDVEKADVVTDQMVENLVATGFLRMGIDQTGSRTMNFVPERLGVINDVIAVMGSSVMGLTLECCRCHSHKYDPLPQRDYYRFKAIFKGALDEHDWLSFKTRKLRFATPEHKQRVKEHNPPIQKKLKSLQTQLRNATKSLRHETLKYHYPDLTEDDINHGIAALRIADNTRTLRQRNLVEKLVRAELRPDSEQSKTILETRKQIETLERSIRETQTQLVPSFAIRALWDRGQPTPTYLLRRGEHNLPGPLVGPGVPSVLTDGQTPFTPEPPFPNGTPKTGRRLALARWLTEPDHPLTARVMVNRIWFHHFGRGLVATLENFGKQGEKPSHPELLDWLAVEFVERGWSIKEMHRLIMNSRAYQQSSRVSEVALEHDPQNILLSRMPMSRLDAEALRDALHFVAGKLNTKMGGPPASVSVDRDGLVSVNPTPEGTWRRSIYVQHRRTEIPTLMKTFDYPEMGPNCTVRTISIVSPQPLMLMHDAHVRDLATAFAERVEQEFADDPDITDEDRIEFIWNLALSRSPSEDELQAGRIALRDLRSLTGDDALITYCHVVLNSAAFLYID